One genomic window of Candidatus Pseudobacter hemicellulosilyticus includes the following:
- a CDS encoding glycoside hydrolase family 127 protein yields the protein MSITAEPGPVPGYRPRLYTPLSLGAIQPQGWLRHQLQLMKAGSTGHLDEVYHKVKQENGWLGGKGDGWEETPYWLDGALPLAYLLQDTALTNKVLTYVNWTLTNQRPSGYFGPFSKAEREEGATITPANALAGEDWWPKMVMLKVLQQYYTATGDQRVIRFMTSYFHFQAAALAIAPLGKWTEWAEARGQENILTIHWLYGITKDPKLLPLARQLQQQSFAWGKWMAGGEWIINSTTYQDAQQLMNRHAVNVAMGIKEPALQYALSGDSAWLKASKKGFNDLMKVHGLPMGIFSADEDLNGNDPTQGAELCAVVEAMFSLEQMAQLTGDPFYADALERLAFNALPTQTTDDYNNKQYFQVTNQVQVSKGVFNFSLPFEREMCNVFGMRSGYTCCLANMHQGWTKFAAQLWQHTNDGGLAALTYAPSSIKVTIGKSKQTVSITEDTQYPFEDDIRFTITCAGKVNFPLHLRIPGWCREATILLNGQPLQKAAGGQIIVLRRNWTDKDQLTLQLPSGVQTSVWGRHSRAVERGPLVYALRLPERWEKSTDAAEGVYYSIYPEQPWNFGLLQKAIEQPADSMQIRKVKAVTDSFVWNLAHAPIEITVPARQIPGWIATNGVAHQPVNDRTGLYRGPVADTISSITLIPYGCTKVRVVAFPVVK from the coding sequence GTGTCAATAACCGCTGAACCAGGTCCCGTTCCTGGCTACAGGCCACGTTTGTATACACCCCTTTCATTGGGCGCCATACAGCCACAGGGCTGGTTGCGGCATCAGCTGCAACTGATGAAGGCCGGCAGTACCGGTCACCTGGATGAAGTATACCATAAAGTGAAACAGGAGAACGGCTGGCTGGGCGGCAAAGGCGATGGCTGGGAAGAAACACCTTACTGGCTGGACGGCGCCCTGCCGCTGGCCTACCTGCTGCAGGATACGGCCCTGACCAATAAAGTACTTACCTATGTTAACTGGACCTTGACCAACCAACGGCCCTCTGGTTATTTTGGCCCCTTCTCCAAAGCAGAACGCGAAGAAGGGGCCACTATAACCCCGGCCAACGCATTGGCAGGGGAGGACTGGTGGCCCAAAATGGTGATGCTGAAAGTGCTGCAGCAGTATTACACCGCTACCGGAGACCAGCGGGTGATCCGGTTCATGACCAGTTATTTTCATTTCCAGGCGGCCGCCCTGGCCATTGCTCCCCTGGGCAAATGGACCGAATGGGCCGAAGCACGCGGCCAGGAAAATATCCTGACCATTCACTGGCTCTATGGGATCACCAAAGACCCGAAGTTGCTGCCGCTGGCCCGCCAGCTGCAACAGCAGAGCTTTGCCTGGGGCAAATGGATGGCGGGTGGCGAATGGATCATCAATTCCACTACCTACCAGGACGCGCAGCAACTCATGAACCGGCATGCAGTAAATGTGGCTATGGGCATCAAGGAACCGGCCCTGCAATATGCCCTCAGCGGCGATAGCGCCTGGCTGAAGGCTTCCAAAAAGGGTTTTAACGATCTGATGAAAGTGCATGGCCTGCCCATGGGCATTTTCTCCGCCGATGAAGACCTCAATGGCAATGATCCTACTCAGGGGGCAGAACTCTGCGCCGTTGTGGAAGCAATGTTCTCCCTGGAACAGATGGCCCAGCTCACCGGCGATCCGTTTTATGCGGATGCGCTGGAGCGACTGGCATTTAACGCCCTGCCCACACAGACCACCGACGATTACAACAACAAACAATATTTCCAGGTCACCAACCAGGTCCAGGTCAGCAAAGGCGTTTTTAATTTTTCCCTGCCCTTTGAACGCGAGATGTGCAATGTATTCGGCATGCGCAGCGGCTATACCTGCTGCCTGGCCAATATGCACCAGGGCTGGACAAAATTCGCCGCCCAGTTATGGCAGCATACCAATGACGGCGGCCTCGCAGCACTGACCTATGCGCCCAGCAGCATCAAAGTGACCATAGGAAAAAGCAAGCAAACAGTCAGCATCACTGAAGACACCCAGTATCCATTTGAAGACGATATCCGTTTTACCATCACCTGCGCCGGCAAAGTAAATTTCCCGCTGCACCTGCGCATCCCCGGTTGGTGCAGGGAAGCCACTATCTTACTGAACGGCCAGCCCCTGCAAAAAGCAGCCGGCGGACAGATCATTGTGCTGCGCAGAAATTGGACAGATAAGGACCAGCTCACGCTGCAGCTGCCCTCCGGCGTGCAAACATCAGTCTGGGGCCGCCACTCACGCGCCGTAGAGCGCGGGCCGCTGGTGTATGCCCTCAGGCTTCCGGAGCGCTGGGAAAAAAGTACAGATGCCGCAGAAGGTGTATATTACAGCATCTACCCGGAGCAGCCCTGGAATTTCGGGCTCCTGCAAAAAGCTATTGAGCAGCCCGCCGATAGTATGCAGATAAGAAAAGTAAAGGCAGTTACGGATAGCTTTGTATGGAACCTGGCCCATGCACCCATTGAGATCACCGTGCCCGCCAGGCAGATACCCGGCTGGATAGCCACCAACGGTGTGGCCCACCAGCCCGTGAACGACCGGACAGGCCTGTACAGGGGACCAGTAGCAGATACCATCAGCAGTATTACCCTGATCCCTTACGGATGTACCAAAGTACGAGTAGTGGCCTTCCCGGTAGTTAAATAA
- a CDS encoding GH92 family glycosyl hydrolase — MNLTKKWLPALFLLLLSQLTSNGQPGFLNNRYLTFNAIIRVNQIEVTRDQHIGEDERKLHTPDGIRAFRKAISDGFPGARITWALSWLALHDTSADYTEIRQLVKGYHQQYGDEVTFIPGAYFSNAYNTREQINRDLHDGIRRVTDIMGNNYRPKSIIAGFLAAANQQYLAEKEAIHVCQGNIWSQYAIDNQDGDGSIAYPFYPSKEHFCKPAQGKNDFIDCVNLDGWTMDFLAARRAGFADGFNSRLGVGPIETLGKYGEETGLEEMIYTTAMHFDKGYELNRFGFVTVNWEVSLPYPLSGLTRWLAAIRQRWPATQFITEGDFGLRWRKHFKDNSFNYRFTATGSGIGGSDIDKEIRWFMNKEFRLALLRNTQTGESAKVIDYTRYNIPAQEPKDLTRRWSLMGPINMKQTRAQDTPVLLTALPAADQALVRKYYPALFDKADNLQQEKKLSQYVNPFIGTAATGHTFPGATVPFGLVQPGPETGNFDWDYCSGYHYKDSLIWGFAQTHLNGTGVPDLGDILLQPFTGDINGTDYHSHFNKATEKASPGYYSVELADYNVKAEMTAAAHTAFHQYTYASASPARLLVDLQYGIVSNKRSFLRHVLQADVDIDPNRRWIAGHSEVTAWVRRHYYYVIEFSRPFTQKTQLPANDPAEKGPRYVLDFDLKPGQQLQVKIGLSTVSIENARQNLQQEIPHWEFNTVRNMAGSEWDQYLQRMTIKGSDDLLTNFYTALYHLLMQPNNMADVNGQYRGADDKVLTAADGRYYSTLSLWDTYRAAHPLYTLLTPERVDGFVQTMLAHYDATGLLPRWTLWGKENNCMIGNHAIPVIADAYAKGFRGFDTGKAFAAMDRSSTVNHATSDWDLYLKYGYLPFDLIKEESVSRTLECSYDDYAVSVFAKAIGQHSAAEKYQQRSMYYKNLLDPETRMMRGRDSKGNWRTPFNLFSLSHAGSVGGDYTEGNAWQYTWSVQHDIPGLVKGIGGPTAFTRKLDSLFRLSVATETHLVKDVSGLIGQYAHGNEPSHHVAYLFALNGQPGRTQELLRQITDSFYLNKPDGLSGNDDCGQMSAWYVFTAMGFYPVDPVGGEYILGAPQLPFLQLELPGGKRFTMEARGLSDGKKYVQSVSWNGKPVTGGSLTHATILKGGRLVFIMTDKKP; from the coding sequence ATGAACCTTACTAAAAAATGGCTGCCGGCCCTTTTCCTGCTCCTGCTCAGCCAGCTTACCAGCAACGGCCAGCCAGGTTTTCTCAACAACCGTTATCTTACTTTTAATGCCATCATCCGGGTGAACCAGATAGAGGTTACCCGGGATCAGCATATTGGCGAGGACGAACGCAAGCTGCATACCCCGGATGGCATCCGGGCCTTTCGCAAAGCCATCAGTGATGGTTTCCCCGGCGCCCGCATCACCTGGGCGCTCAGCTGGCTGGCCCTGCATGATACCAGTGCGGATTATACGGAGATCCGCCAGCTGGTAAAAGGCTATCACCAGCAGTATGGCGATGAAGTGACTTTCATCCCCGGCGCATATTTCTCCAATGCCTACAATACCCGGGAACAGATCAACCGCGATCTGCATGACGGCATCCGGCGCGTCACCGACATCATGGGTAATAACTACCGACCTAAAAGTATCATTGCCGGTTTCCTGGCGGCCGCTAACCAGCAGTACCTGGCAGAGAAAGAAGCTATCCATGTTTGCCAGGGCAATATCTGGAGCCAGTACGCCATCGATAACCAGGACGGGGATGGCAGCATTGCCTATCCTTTTTATCCTTCCAAAGAACATTTCTGCAAACCCGCCCAGGGAAAGAACGACTTTATTGATTGCGTGAACCTGGACGGCTGGACCATGGACTTCCTGGCCGCACGCCGCGCAGGTTTTGCCGATGGCTTCAACAGCAGGCTGGGCGTGGGTCCTATTGAGACCCTGGGAAAATACGGAGAAGAAACAGGGCTGGAAGAAATGATCTACACTACAGCCATGCATTTTGATAAAGGCTATGAACTGAATCGCTTTGGCTTTGTAACTGTTAACTGGGAAGTCTCCCTGCCTTATCCGCTCAGCGGCCTCACCCGCTGGCTGGCTGCCATCCGCCAGCGCTGGCCCGCTACGCAATTCATTACCGAAGGGGATTTTGGCCTGCGCTGGAGAAAACATTTTAAGGACAACAGCTTTAATTATCGCTTCACTGCAACAGGTAGCGGGATCGGTGGATCTGATATTGACAAAGAGATCCGCTGGTTCATGAATAAAGAGTTCCGGCTGGCACTGCTGCGCAATACCCAAACCGGTGAAAGTGCTAAGGTGATTGATTATACCCGCTATAATATCCCGGCGCAGGAACCCAAAGACCTGACCCGCCGCTGGAGCCTGATGGGCCCTATCAATATGAAACAGACAAGGGCGCAGGACACACCGGTATTGTTAACAGCCCTGCCCGCTGCTGACCAGGCCCTGGTCCGCAAATACTATCCCGCCTTATTTGATAAGGCCGACAACCTTCAACAGGAAAAAAAGCTGAGCCAGTATGTGAATCCTTTTATAGGCACTGCGGCTACCGGCCACACTTTCCCCGGCGCCACCGTGCCCTTCGGGCTGGTGCAGCCCGGTCCCGAGACCGGCAATTTTGACTGGGACTATTGCTCGGGCTATCACTATAAAGATTCCCTGATCTGGGGCTTTGCACAGACGCATCTCAACGGCACCGGCGTGCCCGACCTCGGCGATATCCTGCTGCAGCCATTTACAGGGGACATCAATGGAACAGACTATCATAGCCATTTCAATAAGGCCACGGAAAAAGCCAGTCCCGGCTATTACAGTGTGGAATTGGCCGACTATAACGTGAAAGCAGAAATGACCGCTGCCGCACATACGGCCTTCCATCAGTATACCTATGCAAGCGCCAGTCCGGCGCGACTGCTGGTAGACCTGCAATACGGCATCGTCAGCAACAAAAGATCCTTTCTCAGGCATGTGCTGCAGGCCGATGTGGACATAGATCCCAACAGGCGCTGGATAGCCGGCCATAGCGAGGTCACCGCCTGGGTGCGCAGGCATTATTATTATGTGATTGAATTCAGCAGGCCTTTTACCCAAAAAACGCAACTGCCCGCCAATGACCCGGCAGAAAAAGGACCGCGTTATGTACTGGACTTTGACCTGAAACCCGGCCAGCAGTTGCAGGTGAAGATCGGCCTGTCTACCGTCAGCATTGAGAACGCCCGGCAGAACCTGCAACAGGAAATTCCACACTGGGAGTTCAATACCGTCCGTAATATGGCCGGCAGTGAATGGGACCAATACCTGCAGCGCATGACCATTAAGGGCAGTGACGACCTGCTCACCAATTTTTATACAGCCCTGTATCACCTGCTGATGCAGCCCAACAATATGGCGGATGTCAATGGCCAGTACCGCGGTGCGGACGACAAGGTCCTGACTGCTGCCGATGGCCGGTATTATTCCACGCTCTCGCTCTGGGATACCTACCGGGCCGCGCATCCGCTCTATACCCTGCTGACCCCGGAAAGGGTAGATGGTTTTGTTCAGACCATGCTGGCGCATTATGACGCCACCGGTCTCTTACCCCGCTGGACCTTATGGGGCAAAGAGAACAACTGTATGATCGGCAACCATGCTATCCCGGTTATTGCTGACGCCTATGCCAAAGGCTTCCGCGGCTTTGATACCGGAAAAGCCTTTGCCGCCATGGACCGCAGCTCAACGGTCAACCATGCCACATCCGACTGGGACCTCTACCTCAAATACGGTTACCTGCCCTTTGATCTTATCAAAGAAGAATCCGTTTCCCGTACACTGGAATGCAGTTATGACGACTATGCGGTCAGTGTGTTTGCCAAAGCCATTGGCCAGCATAGCGCCGCTGAAAAATACCAGCAGCGGTCTATGTATTACAAGAACCTGCTGGACCCGGAAACCCGCATGATGCGCGGCCGCGACAGCAAAGGGAACTGGCGTACGCCTTTTAACCTTTTCTCTTTGTCGCACGCCGGCAGCGTAGGGGGTGATTATACGGAAGGCAATGCCTGGCAATACACCTGGAGTGTGCAGCATGATATTCCCGGCCTTGTAAAAGGGATCGGCGGGCCAACCGCGTTTACCCGGAAGCTGGATTCCCTGTTCCGCTTGAGCGTGGCTACGGAGACCCATCTTGTAAAGGATGTATCCGGCCTCATTGGTCAGTACGCCCACGGCAATGAACCCAGCCATCACGTGGCCTACCTGTTTGCATTGAATGGCCAGCCAGGGCGGACTCAGGAACTGCTGCGCCAGATCACCGACAGCTTTTACCTGAACAAACCCGACGGACTGTCTGGTAATGATGATTGCGGGCAGATGTCGGCCTGGTACGTCTTTACCGCTATGGGCTTTTACCCGGTTGATCCGGTTGGCGGAGAATATATCCTGGGAGCGCCACAGCTGCCTTTCCTGCAACTGGAACTGCCCGGCGGCAAACGGTTTACCATGGAAGCCCGCGGTCTTTCCGACGGCAAAAAATATGTACAGAGCGTCAGCTGGAACGGGAAACCGGTTACCGGTGGCTCCCTTACCCATGCAACCATCCTGAAAGGCGGCCGGCTGGTATTTATCATGACCGACAAAAAACCGTAA
- a CDS encoding divalent metal cation transporter has product MATSAIGPGFITQTTVFTQQLLASFGFVILISILLDIGAQLNIWRIISVSGLRAQDLSNKVLPGAGYGLAGLIVLGGLAFNIGNVAGAGMGINILFNVDAQPDHPIWGAVISAAIALVIFWVKEAGKAMDWFAKVLGFVMIGLTLYVAIASQPPVGAAVYRSFIPERIDTMAIVTLVGGTVGGYISFAGAHRLLDAGISGPAQLPQVTRSSVNAILLASVMRVLLFLASLGVVMGGFALDKNNPAGSVFQQVAGNLGYKIFGIVLWSAAITSVVGSAYTSVSFLRTLHPYFDRYYRMVTTVFIVLSTAIFGWVGQPVKVLIVAGALNGLILPVALTLMLLALHKPGLTGNYRHPRWLQAVGWGVVGIMGWMGMRTILLQLSGS; this is encoded by the coding sequence ATGGCCACTTCCGCCATTGGTCCCGGTTTTATCACCCAGACAACCGTCTTCACGCAGCAGCTGCTGGCCAGCTTTGGCTTTGTGATCCTGATCTCCATACTGCTGGATATCGGGGCGCAGCTCAATATCTGGCGCATCATCTCTGTCAGCGGCCTGCGGGCGCAAGACCTCTCCAATAAAGTTTTACCCGGCGCAGGATATGGGCTGGCAGGCCTGATTGTCCTGGGTGGACTGGCCTTCAATATCGGCAATGTAGCCGGCGCCGGCATGGGTATCAATATCTTATTTAACGTTGATGCACAACCGGATCACCCAATCTGGGGCGCCGTGATCAGCGCAGCCATTGCGCTGGTGATCTTCTGGGTAAAAGAAGCCGGCAAAGCCATGGACTGGTTTGCCAAAGTCCTGGGTTTTGTGATGATCGGCCTCACGCTGTACGTGGCCATTGCTTCACAGCCACCGGTGGGCGCTGCTGTTTACCGCAGCTTTATCCCGGAACGAATTGATACCATGGCCATCGTCACCCTGGTAGGAGGCACCGTGGGCGGGTATATCAGCTTTGCCGGCGCACACCGCCTGCTGGATGCCGGTATCAGCGGCCCCGCGCAGCTGCCGCAGGTAACACGCAGCAGCGTCAACGCCATCCTGCTGGCCTCTGTGATGCGTGTGCTGCTCTTCCTGGCCTCGCTGGGTGTGGTAATGGGCGGTTTTGCACTGGATAAGAATAATCCGGCCGGCTCCGTATTCCAGCAGGTGGCCGGAAACCTGGGCTATAAGATCTTTGGCATTGTTCTCTGGAGCGCGGCCATTACTTCCGTGGTGGGCTCGGCCTATACCTCGGTCTCTTTCCTGCGCACCCTGCATCCATACTTTGACAGGTATTACCGGATGGTGACTACGGTCTTCATTGTGCTGTCTACCGCCATCTTTGGCTGGGTAGGGCAGCCGGTAAAAGTATTGATAGTAGCAGGCGCCCTCAACGGGCTGATCCTGCCGGTGGCGCTGACATTGATGTTGCTGGCCCTGCACAAGCCAGGACTGACAGGCAACTACCGGCACCCACGATGGTTGCAGGCAGTAGGCTGGGGCGTGGTAGGTATTATGGGCTGGATGGGGATGCGGACCATTTTACTGCAGCTATCTGGCAGTTAG
- a CDS encoding DUF4407 domain-containing protein, with product MSSNQKGPGSDLYSYDAFSGSGEKPSESRFFWWCSGAHQSLLRQFPSEHSKFTGLGGVMLATFVLAALSSGYAVYSVFGNWGWTILFAIVWGLIIFNFDRFLVATMRKYGVSRRKQFWMALPRILLAMLIGITIARPLELKIFEKEIDTKVTENIHKKIQLNDSLLQLETRTQVQRTEAERARLTNRKAAIEDTLARLQLAYVQEADGTGGSMQRGIHQLTLLKQQAWQNARTQYTPELEQLQKDLLIQDSILAAATAGMEEKRRQYEASAKANVGFLERNKALSDLAGEESSVFWTSLLLSLLIILLETGPILSKLIMPVGPYDIALAREELTHMAASENELRRDKELVSEKKKAFYRKQKELSDELVDKLSKLQQKHIDEELDKWERGEWDPKDHRSSMDAVMRKLRERYQLDEDNML from the coding sequence ATGTCATCCAACCAAAAAGGTCCGGGATCCGATCTCTATTCTTATGACGCATTCAGTGGCAGCGGTGAAAAACCGTCCGAAAGCCGTTTCTTCTGGTGGTGTTCCGGCGCTCACCAATCCCTGCTCCGCCAGTTTCCTTCAGAACACAGTAAGTTTACCGGTCTCGGGGGTGTTATGCTGGCCACTTTTGTGCTGGCCGCCCTTTCCTCCGGCTATGCCGTGTACAGCGTATTCGGCAACTGGGGCTGGACCATCCTCTTTGCCATTGTGTGGGGCCTGATCATCTTCAACTTTGACCGGTTCCTGGTAGCCACCATGCGGAAATATGGCGTCAGCCGGCGCAAACAGTTCTGGATGGCCTTGCCTCGTATCCTGCTGGCCATGCTGATCGGCATCACCATTGCCCGGCCACTGGAACTGAAGATCTTTGAGAAAGAAATAGATACCAAGGTCACGGAGAATATCCATAAAAAGATCCAGCTGAATGATAGCCTTCTGCAATTGGAGACCCGCACCCAGGTGCAGCGCACCGAGGCCGAACGTGCCCGTCTGACCAACCGTAAAGCAGCCATTGAAGATACGCTGGCCCGCCTGCAGCTTGCCTATGTACAGGAAGCGGATGGTACAGGTGGCTCCATGCAGCGCGGCATTCACCAGCTCACCTTATTAAAGCAGCAGGCCTGGCAGAATGCCCGTACCCAGTATACCCCGGAATTAGAGCAGCTGCAAAAGGACCTGCTGATACAGGACAGCATACTGGCAGCAGCTACGGCAGGCATGGAAGAGAAAAGGCGGCAGTACGAGGCCAGTGCCAAAGCCAATGTGGGCTTTCTGGAACGTAACAAGGCTTTGTCGGACCTGGCAGGGGAGGAGAGCAGTGTTTTCTGGACCAGCCTGCTTTTGTCCTTGCTTATTATTTTATTGGAGACCGGTCCTATCCTGTCCAAACTGATCATGCCCGTAGGCCCTTATGATATTGCGCTGGCGCGCGAAGAGCTGACCCATATGGCCGCCTCAGAAAATGAATTGCGCCGCGATAAAGAGCTGGTCTCCGAAAAGAAAAAAGCGTTCTACCGCAAACAGAAAGAACTATCCGATGAACTGGTGGATAAGCTCAGCAAATTACAGCAAAAACATATAGACGAAGAACTGGACAAATGGGAACGTGGCGAATGGGATCCCAAAGATCACCGGTCTTCCATGGATGCCGTGATGCGGAAATTGCGGGAAAGATACCAGCTGGATGAGGACAATATGTTGTGA
- a CDS encoding SGNH/GDSL hydrolase family protein yields MHPTTYTYLALGDSYTIGEGVPLAQNFPYQAVQLLRRSGHDFHAPEIIAKTGWTTDELMAAMADTVFNGSYDYVSLLIGVNNQYRGRPVQEYAEQFTQLLERAIALAGGRPDHVFVLSIPDWGITPFAEGREREQIRREIDLFNSTNQSIAEFYTVHYIDITPGTREVAAYPDLLTTDQLHYSGKEYKRWAEKLEHDISNTL; encoded by the coding sequence ATGCATCCTACAACTTATACTTACCTGGCGTTAGGCGATTCCTACACCATTGGCGAGGGCGTCCCCCTGGCGCAGAATTTTCCCTACCAGGCGGTTCAGCTGCTGCGCCGTTCAGGACATGATTTTCATGCTCCCGAGATCATAGCCAAAACCGGCTGGACCACGGACGAACTGATGGCAGCGATGGCGGATACGGTCTTCAACGGTTCCTACGATTATGTTTCGCTCCTGATAGGTGTAAATAACCAGTACCGCGGGCGGCCGGTCCAGGAATATGCTGAACAGTTCACACAGTTGCTGGAACGCGCCATTGCCCTGGCTGGCGGCCGGCCGGATCATGTGTTTGTCCTGTCTATCCCCGACTGGGGTATTACCCCTTTTGCCGAAGGAAGGGAACGGGAACAGATCCGCCGGGAAATTGACCTGTTCAACAGTACCAACCAGAGTATTGCCGAATTCTACACGGTCCATTATATTGATATTACCCCCGGCACCCGGGAGGTAGCGGCCTATCCTGATCTGCTTACCACAGACCAGTTGCATTATTCCGGGAAAGAGTATAAACGCTGGGCAGAGAAACTGGAACACGATATCAGCAACACTTTGTAA